CCGTCGGCAGGCCGCACATGAAGTACAGCTTCACCTGCCGCCAGCCGGAGGAGAACGCGGCCGCGACGGTGTTGATGAGGTCGTCCTCGGTCACCATCTTGTTGATGACCTGACGCATCCGCTCAGAGCCGCCCTCGGGGGCGAACGTCAGGCCGGAGCGACGACCGTTGCGGCTGAGCTCGTTGGCCAGATCGATGTTGAACGCGTCGACGCGGGTCGACGGCAGCGACAGCGACACGTTGGTGCCCTCGTAGCGGTCGGCGAGCTGGCGGGTGACCTCGGCGATCTCGGAGTGGTCGGCCGACGACAGCGACAGCAGGCCGATCTCCTCCAGCCCGGTGGCCTTCAGGCCGCTCTGGACCATCGCGCCGATGGTCTCGATGTTGCGCTCCCGGACGGGGCGCGTGATCATTCCGGCCTGGCAGAAGCGGCAGCCACGGGTGCAGCCACGGAAGATCTCCACCGAGTACCGCTCGTGGACCGTCTCGGCCATCGGCACGATCGGATGCTTCGGGTACGGCCACTCGTCCAGGTCCATCAGCGTGTGCTTGCGCACCTGGTGCGGGACCCCCGGCCGGTTCGGCGCGATGCGCTGGATGCGGCCGTCGTCGAGGTAGTCGACGTCGTAGAACTTCGGCACGTAGAAGGCGCCGGTGAGCGACAGGCGCAGCAGAAGGCCGTCGCGGCCTCCCTCGCGCCCGTCCTCCTTCCACTCGCGCACGATGTCGGAGATCAGGAGGCTCGCCTCCTCGCCGTCGCCGAGGACCGCCACGTCGATGAAGTCGGCGATCGGCTCCGGGTTGAAGGCGGCATGTCCGCCGGCGACCACGATGGGTTCGTCCTCGCCGCGGTCGACGGCGTGGAGCGTCAGGCCGGACAGGTCGATGAGGTTCAGGAGGTTCGTGTAGCCGAGCTCGGTGGAGAACGACACGCCCAGCACGTCGAACAGGCCGACCGGCCGGTGGCCGTCGAGAGTGAACTGCGGGATGCCGTTGGCCCGCAGCAGGTTCTCCAGATCGGGCCAGATGGAGTAGGTGCGCTCGGCGAGGATCCAGTCGCGCTCATTGAGGATCTCGTAGAGGATCGCGACACCCTGGTTGGGCTGGCCCACCTCGTAGGCGTCCGGATACGACAGGCACCAACGGACGGCGACGTCGTCCCAGTCCTTGACGACCGAGTTGTGTTCACCGCCCACGTACTGGATGGGCTTGCTCACCTGGGCGAGCAGCGGCTCGAGTCGCTGAAAGACCGAGTGCTGGACGGGCGCTGGCGTGGTAGTCATAGCGCCGACAAGGATAACCGGGGTGCGCGGGATTCCCTAGGGCTGAACGGCAGCCCGCGTGGCGGTCGGCCCCAGCGCGGCGACGCGCCCCCGTGCCGCCCACAGGCTGCCCGCGGCCACGACGGCGCCGACGGCGAGCAGCTGCAGCAGGACGGTCGGGTCGCCGACGCCAGCCTCACGGTCGAAGACGTCGGGGGTCGGCATGAACGGCAGGAACGAGGCGGCGATGAGGTTGTTGACCACGTGGACCGCCACGGCGACCTCCAGCCCGCCTGTACGCCACGTCGCGTAGCAGCACAGCAGCGCCATGCCGAAGTAGAAGGCGTTCAACCACGGATCCGACGCGCCGTGCAGCACGGCGAACAGCAGCGACGACACCAGCGCCCCGACGGCGAGCCCGGCCCGCGGGTCCGGCAGCCAGGAGCCGACGGCGCGGAACACGAGCCCGCGGAGCATGTACTCCTCCGCTGCGGCCTGGAACGGGATGGCGACGAGCAGGACGACAAGCATCGGCCACGAGTCGCTCAGCACCTCCAGCGGCGGCTGCGGTGAGATCGCGAGGTTGACGGCGGTGAGGATGCCGAACGCGACGACCGCGACGGCCATCATTCGCCAGAAGAACCCCCACCGGAAGCGGCCCGTCACCGAGCTGAGGTAGCCGAACGGCTGCCCGACGATGCGCGCCAGAACCGCGCACAACGGCAGCATCAGCGCGATCGACACGAACGCGAACGCCGTCATCCAGCGCGGCAGGACGCCGTCGACGATGTCGTCCAGGTATCCGCCCAGCGAGCCACCACCCACCTGGACGTCGACCAGGAGCCCCAGCATGGGCACGACGGTGGTCACCACGAGGAACAGGGCGGCCCCTGCCCCAGCGCGACGATCGGCCGCCAGGGGGCGATGCCGGGAGCCCGGAAGAAGTGGTGATACGCCGTCGGTGTCGTCGGCAGAGGCGACGCCGGGGCGGGCGTCCACTGCGGCTGCGGCGGGGCCCACTGCGGCGGCACAGGCACCGCTCCCGGACCCGGCGGGGGGCTCCCGTCGGGCCGCGGGGGTGGAACCTGGCTGGTCATGGCATCAGGCGTTCGGGAACCAGAGGGAGACCTCGCTGGCCGCCGTCTCCGGCGAGTCGGAGGCGTGCACCGCGTTACGTCGCAGCGTCGACGCGAACTCCGCACGGATCGTGCCGCTCTCCGCCTTGGCAGGGTCGGTCGCCCCGTTGAGCTTCCGGACCCGGGCGACGGCATCGTCGCCGCTCAGCACGAGCGCGACCAACGGCCCCTCGGTCATGAACTCCCTGAGATCCGGGTAGTAGTCCTTCCCGACGTGGCTCGCGTAGTGGCGGTCCGCGAAATCTCCGGTGATCTCGCGCAGTTCCATGGCCTCGATGGTGAGCTGGGCCGCCTCGTAGCGTTCCAGAATGGCTCC
The DNA window shown above is from Tessaracoccus defluvii and carries:
- a CDS encoding TIGR03960 family B12-binding radical SAM protein; the encoded protein is MTTTPAPVQHSVFQRLEPLLAQVSKPIQYVGGEHNSVVKDWDDVAVRWCLSYPDAYEVGQPNQGVAILYEILNERDWILAERTYSIWPDLENLLRANGIPQFTLDGHRPVGLFDVLGVSFSTELGYTNLLNLIDLSGLTLHAVDRGEDEPIVVAGGHAAFNPEPIADFIDVAVLGDGEEASLLISDIVREWKEDGREGGRDGLLLRLSLTGAFYVPKFYDVDYLDDGRIQRIAPNRPGVPHQVRKHTLMDLDEWPYPKHPIVPMAETVHERYSVEIFRGCTRGCRFCQAGMITRPVRERNIETIGAMVQSGLKATGLEEIGLLSLSSADHSEIAEVTRQLADRYEGTNVSLSLPSTRVDAFNIDLANELSRNGRRSGLTFAPEGGSERMRQVINKMVTEDDLINTVAAAFSSGWRQVKLYFMCGLPTETDEDVLAIATLATRVIETGRKAAGTRDIRCTVSIGGFVPKPHTPFQWAAQADAETIDRRLMLLKDAIREDRNYGKAIGLRYHDGKPGIIEGLLSRGDRRVGRVIERVWREGGKFDGWSEHFSYERWTAAAAEELAAFGVDLDWFTTRERGYEEVLPWDHLDAGLDRDWLWEDWQDALDEREVEDCRWTPCYDCGVCPQMDTEIQIGPTGRVLLPLTVVGPDLA
- a CDS encoding CPBP family intramembrane glutamic endopeptidase, whose translation is MDARPGVASADDTDGVSPLLPGSRHRPLAADRRAGAGAALFLVVTTVVPMLGLLVDVQVGGGSLGGYLDDIVDGVLPRWMTAFAFVSIALMLPLCAVLARIVGQPFGYLSSVTGRFRWGFFWRMMAVAVVAFGILTAVNLAISPQPPLEVLSDSWPMLVVLLVAIPFQAAAEEYMLRGLVFRAVGSWLPDPRAGLAVGALVSSLLFAVLHGASDPWLNAFYFGMALLCCYATWRTGGLEVAVAVHVVNNLIAASFLPFMPTPDVFDREAGVGDPTVLLQLLAVGAVVAAGSLWAARGRVAALGPTATRAAVQP
- the ndk gene encoding nucleoside-diphosphate kinase; this translates as MERTFVIVKPDAVADGHVGAILERYEAAQLTIEAMELREITGDFADRHYASHVGKDYYPDLREFMTEGPLVALVLSGDDAVARVRKLNGATDPAKAESGTIRAEFASTLRRNAVHASDSPETAASEVSLWFPNA